From Glycine soja cultivar W05 chromosome 4, ASM419377v2, whole genome shotgun sequence, the proteins below share one genomic window:
- the LOC114410315 gene encoding dehydrogenase/reductase SDR family member on chromosome X-like isoform X3, with protein MGLIKVVKELWRAFFFLCSPQFWRMALLWTFSILYSYYQLFKPLIHEKCSLFSHKLVSYPRCSPFTTTFKPVCVITGATSGLGLAAAYQLSKEGYFVVLVGRSQQLLSETITKIKDWNEDAHLEAFQVDLSSIESVVKFKMSLQQWLLDSDLHCSIQILINNAGILATSPRVTAEGYDQMIGTNYIGAFALTKLLLPLLESSPVSSKIVNVSSFTHRAVTDVQVDEGTVSGKRFFRSIQYPCAHIYEYSKLCLILFSYELHRQLCLMGKSHQIFVTSWSCADKAHARSSSNPILVSIICVETSTAVAIP; from the exons ATGGGATTGATTAAGGTGGTAAAGGAGTTGTGGAGGGCTTTCTTTTTCCTCTGCTCACCACAATTCTGGAGAATGGCGTTGCTCTGgactttttctattctttattcttattACCAATTATTCAAACCACTAATTCATGAGAAATGTTCCCTCTTCTCTCACAAACTCGTATCCTATCCAAGGTGCTCCCCTTTCACAACTACTTTTAAGCCTGTCTGCGTCATCACTGGT GCTACGTCTGGTCTAGGATTAGCTGCTGCCTATCAACTTTCCAAGGAAGGATATTTTGTTGTGCTTG TTGGACGTTCACAGCAATTATTGTCAGAG ACCATAACAAAGATAAAAGATTGGAATGAAGATGCCCACCTCGAAGCTTTTCAGGTTGACCTGTCATCAATTGAGTCAGTCGTAAAGTTCAAAATGTCCCTGCAACAGTGGCTTTTGGATTCTGATTTGCACTGCTCCATACAAATACTGATAAACAATGCTGGAATACTTGCAACATCACCTAGAGTCACCGCTGAGGGCTATGAtca GATGATTGGTACAAATTATATTGGTGCATTTGCTTTAACAAAGCTTCTACTGCCACTTCTTGAAAGCAGCCCTGTATCCTCCAAAATTGTGAATGTATCATCCTTTACACATCGAGCTG TTACTGATGTGCAGGTTGATGAGGGAACTGTTTCTGGGAAGAGATTTTTTAGATCAATACAATATCCATGTGCTCACATCTATGAGTATTCTAAAT TATGCCTCATTCTCTTCTCGTATGAGCTCCATCGACAGCTTTGCCTAATGGGAAAATCTCACCAGATATTTGTCAC ATCCTGGAGTTGTGCAGACAAAGCTCATGCAAGAAGTTCCAGCAATCCTATCTTGGTTAGCATTATATGTGTTGAAACGTCTACAGCTGTTGCAATCCCCTGA
- the LOC114410315 gene encoding dehydrogenase/reductase SDR family member on chromosome X-like isoform X4, with protein sequence MRCILRIPVVNAVGRSQQLLSETITKIKDWNEDAHLEAFQVDLSSIESVVKFKMSLQQWLLDSDLHCSIQILINNAGILATSPRVTAEGYDQMIGTNYIGAFALTKLLLPLLESSPVSSKIVNVSSFTHRAVTDVQVDEGTVSGKRFFRSIQYPCAHIYEYSKLCLILFSYELHRQLCLMGKSHQIFVTVADPGVVQTKLMQEVPAILSWLALYVLKRLQLLQSPECGVDSIIDAALAPPGTSGAYFFGGKGRTLNPSPLSRNAKLARELWESTSKLLSVTPFGAEGNSW encoded by the exons ATGCGATGTATACTTAGGATTCCAGTTGTGAATGCAGTTGGACGTTCACAGCAATTATTGTCAGAG ACCATAACAAAGATAAAAGATTGGAATGAAGATGCCCACCTCGAAGCTTTTCAGGTTGACCTGTCATCAATTGAGTCAGTCGTAAAGTTCAAAATGTCCCTGCAACAGTGGCTTTTGGATTCTGATTTGCACTGCTCCATACAAATACTGATAAACAATGCTGGAATACTTGCAACATCACCTAGAGTCACCGCTGAGGGCTATGAtca GATGATTGGTACAAATTATATTGGTGCATTTGCTTTAACAAAGCTTCTACTGCCACTTCTTGAAAGCAGCCCTGTATCCTCCAAAATTGTGAATGTATCATCCTTTACACATCGAGCTG TTACTGATGTGCAGGTTGATGAGGGAACTGTTTCTGGGAAGAGATTTTTTAGATCAATACAATATCCATGTGCTCACATCTATGAGTATTCTAAAT TATGCCTCATTCTCTTCTCGTATGAGCTCCATCGACAGCTTTGCCTAATGGGAAAATCTCACCAGATATTTGTCAC TGTTGCAGATCCTGGAGTTGTGCAGACAAAGCTCATGCAAGAAGTTCCAGCAATCCTATCTTGGTTAGCATTATATGTGTTGAAACGTCTACAGCTGTTGCAATCCCCTGAGTGTGGGGTTGACTCTATTATTGATGCTGCTCTAGCTCCACCA GGAACATCAGGAGCTTACTTTTTTGGGGGTAAAGGTAGGACCCTCAACCCTTCACCACTTTCGCGAAACGCCAAATTAGCACGTGAACTTTGGGAGAGTACAAGTAAACTGCTATCTGTGACCCCTTTTGGTGCTGAGGGTAACAGCTGGTAG
- the LOC114410315 gene encoding dehydrogenase/reductase SDR family member on chromosome X-like isoform X1 produces MGLIKVVKELWRAFFFLCSPQFWRMALLWTFSILYSYYQLFKPLIHEKCSLFSHKLVSYPRCSPFTTTFKPVCVITGATSGLGLAAAYQLSKEGYFVVLVGRSQQLLSETITKIKDWNEDAHLEAFQVDLSSIESVVKFKMSLQQWLLDSDLHCSIQILINNAGILATSPRVTAEGYDQMIGTNYIGAFALTKLLLPLLESSPVSSKIVNVSSFTHRAVTDVQVDEGTVSGKRFFRSIQYPCAHIYEYSKLCLILFSYELHRQLCLMGKSHQIFVTVADPGVVQTKLMQEVPAILSWLALYVLKRLQLLQSPECGVDSIIDAALAPPGTSGAYFFGGKGRTLNPSPLSRNAKLARELWESTSKLLSVTPFGAEGNSW; encoded by the exons ATGGGATTGATTAAGGTGGTAAAGGAGTTGTGGAGGGCTTTCTTTTTCCTCTGCTCACCACAATTCTGGAGAATGGCGTTGCTCTGgactttttctattctttattcttattACCAATTATTCAAACCACTAATTCATGAGAAATGTTCCCTCTTCTCTCACAAACTCGTATCCTATCCAAGGTGCTCCCCTTTCACAACTACTTTTAAGCCTGTCTGCGTCATCACTGGT GCTACGTCTGGTCTAGGATTAGCTGCTGCCTATCAACTTTCCAAGGAAGGATATTTTGTTGTGCTTG TTGGACGTTCACAGCAATTATTGTCAGAG ACCATAACAAAGATAAAAGATTGGAATGAAGATGCCCACCTCGAAGCTTTTCAGGTTGACCTGTCATCAATTGAGTCAGTCGTAAAGTTCAAAATGTCCCTGCAACAGTGGCTTTTGGATTCTGATTTGCACTGCTCCATACAAATACTGATAAACAATGCTGGAATACTTGCAACATCACCTAGAGTCACCGCTGAGGGCTATGAtca GATGATTGGTACAAATTATATTGGTGCATTTGCTTTAACAAAGCTTCTACTGCCACTTCTTGAAAGCAGCCCTGTATCCTCCAAAATTGTGAATGTATCATCCTTTACACATCGAGCTG TTACTGATGTGCAGGTTGATGAGGGAACTGTTTCTGGGAAGAGATTTTTTAGATCAATACAATATCCATGTGCTCACATCTATGAGTATTCTAAAT TATGCCTCATTCTCTTCTCGTATGAGCTCCATCGACAGCTTTGCCTAATGGGAAAATCTCACCAGATATTTGTCAC TGTTGCAGATCCTGGAGTTGTGCAGACAAAGCTCATGCAAGAAGTTCCAGCAATCCTATCTTGGTTAGCATTATATGTGTTGAAACGTCTACAGCTGTTGCAATCCCCTGAGTGTGGGGTTGACTCTATTATTGATGCTGCTCTAGCTCCACCA GGAACATCAGGAGCTTACTTTTTTGGGGGTAAAGGTAGGACCCTCAACCCTTCACCACTTTCGCGAAACGCCAAATTAGCACGTGAACTTTGGGAGAGTACAAGTAAACTGCTATCTGTGACCCCTTTTGGTGCTGAGGGTAACAGCTGGTAG
- the LOC114410317 gene encoding uncharacterized protein LOC114410317, with product MMECNKDEAVRAKEIAERKFSEREYVGAKKFALKAQNLYPELEDITQLLTTIDIYTSAENKVSGEMDWYGILGVSPFADEETVRKQYRKLALTLHPDKNKSLGAEGAFKLVSEAWSLLSDKTKRLEYNQKRSLKGFQHNTPNHVGSQPEAPSSNGYYNLKKNVNSNVRTGNNSGRAPSAPVKKAETFWTICNRCRTHYEYLRVYLNHTLLCPNCNEAFVAVERGPPPNVFKPPNWSSHQRHQNSQHHAGSNNTNFQWGSHSRMAGFGSTDGSTSVAAQAASVVQQASEKVRREGSFHKPMKKRKTDDIRINGYQGYMANHMATRDGAAGLGTFSEPGKVNLETERNYGFSGLPGKHYSTRELSMFEIRNMLMDKSRIEIRKKLQEWKSMAEAKINKDKENKRQKSTFNGKTTGSEKLRETAVNGNRHLDIDSFPVRSDDTVKKNQAYVTITVPDPDFHNFDLDRDENSFAEDQVWAAYDDDDGMPRYYARIHKVISMKPFKMRISWLNSRSNSELGPIDWVGSGFYKTCGDFRTGKHEITESLNSFSHKVRWTKGTRGVVRIFPGKGEVWALYRNWSRDWNEHTPDEVIHKYDMVEVLEDFNEEQGILVTPLVKVAGFRTVFQRHMDRDRERMIPKEEMFQFSHQVPNYLLTGQEADNAPKDCRELDPAATPLDLLQIITEANETSKNALEA from the coding sequence ATGATGGAGTGCAACAAAGATGAGGCAGTTAGGGCCAAAGAAATAGCAGAGAGGAAATTTTCAGAAAGGGAATATGTTGGTGCAAAGAAGTTTGCTCTCAAGGCTCAAAATCTGTATCCTGAGTTGGAGGATATTACCCAGCTTTTGACAACAATTGATATTTATACATCCGCTGAGAATAAAGTAAGCGGAGAAATGGATTGGTATGGTATACTTGGAGTGAGCCCCTTTGCTGATGAGGAGACTGTCAGAAAGCAATACAGGAAGCTGGCTCTCACCCTTCACCCTGACAAAAACAAGTCTTTGGGTGCAGAGGGTGCATTTAAGCTGGTTTCAGAGGCATGGAGTTTGTTATCAGATAAGACCAAGAGACTAGAATATAACCAGAAGAGGAGTTTGAAAGGATTCCAACATAATACTCCCAACCATGTTGGATCTCAACCAGAAGCACCCAGTTCAAATGGTTATTATAATCTAAAGAAGAATGTTAATTCAAATGTCAGGACTGGAAATAATAGTGGTCGGGCACCTTCAGCTCCGGTTAAAAAGGCTGAAACCTTTTGGACTATCTGTAATAGGTGCAGGACACATTATGAATATCTCAGGGTTTATTTGAATCACACCCTTTTATGTCCAAACTGTAATGAAGCTTTTGTCGCTGTAGAGAGGGGTCCACCACCAAATGTTTTTAAGCCACCAAATTGGTCTTCTCATCAACGGCATCAGAATTCTCAACACCATGCTGGAAGTAATAATACAAATTTTCAGTGGGGTTCTCACTCTAGAATGGCTGGTTTTGGTAGCACAGATGGATCAACATCTGTTGCAGCTCAAGCTGCAAGTGTTGTGCAGCAGGCAAGTGAGAAAGTAAGGAGGGAGGGTTCTTTTCACAAACCTATGAAAAAAAGGAAGACAGATGATATTCGCATTAATGGTTATCAAGGATACATGGCAAATCATATGGCTACAAGAGATGGAGCGGCTGGTTTGGGCACCTTCTCTGAACCAGGAAAGGTTAACTTGGAAACAGAAAGGAATTATGGTTTTTCAGGTCTTCCTGGCAAGCATTACAGCACAAGAGAATTGTCAATGTTTGAAATACGAAACATGTTGATGGATAAGTCGCGCATTGAAATTCGTAAGAAACTTCAAGAATGGAAATCAATGGCTGAAGCTAAGATTAACAAGGATAAAGAGAATAAGAGACAGAAAAGCACATTTAATGGCAAAACAACTGGTTCAGAGAAGCTGAGAGAGACTGCTGTTAATGGTAACAGGCATCTGGACATTGATTCTTTCCCTGTCAGATCTGATGATACAGTTAAGAAGAACCAAGCTTACGTTACAATCACTGTTCCAGACCctgattttcataattttgactTGGATAGAGATGAAAATTCCTTTGCGGAGGATCAGGTCTGGGCTgcttatgatgatgatgatggaatGCCTCGTTATTATGCTAGAATTCACAAGGTGATCTCCATGAAGCCATTTAAAATGCGGATCAGTTGGCTTAACTCTCGAAGCAACAGTGAATTGGGCCCAATAGATTGGGTAGGTTCtggtttttataaaacttgTGGGGATTTCAGAACTGGCAAGCATGAAATAACTGAATCATTAAATTCATTCTCTCACAAGGTTAGGTGGACAAAAGGCACAAGAGGTGTTGTTCGAATCTTTCCTGGGAAGGGGGAGGTCTGGGCTCTTTACAGAAACTGGTCTCGTGATTGGAATGAACATACCCCAGATGAAGTGATACACAAGTATGATATGGTGGAGGTTCTTGAAGATTTCAATGAAGAACAAGGCATATTAGTTACCCCCCTTGTTAAGGTTGCTGGTTTTAGGACTGTGTTTCAAAGGCACATGGACCGTGATCGGGAGAGGATGATTCCTAAAGAGGAAATGTTTCAATTCTCTCATCAGGTTCCGAATTACTTGCTTACTGGCCAAGAAGCTGATAATGCTCCAAAGGATTGTCGAGAGTTGGATCCAGCCGCTACTCCTTTAGACCTCCTCCAGATAATAACAGAAGCTAATGAGACATCGAAAAATGCTTTGGAAGCCTGA
- the LOC114410318 gene encoding probable trehalose-phosphate phosphatase C has translation MKYLFLLLVTFKIMKRKFTQLRESMGFQTSHSTKRIPQPIFKAKEDLIDAHENSLIRRTTLNLTDHTQTNSMFTLSGYDSWVVRHPSALNSFDRLMKAASGKRIIVFLDYDGTLSPIVNDPDRAFMSDEMRAAVYEVATYFPTAIISGRSRDKVKGFVKLNNLYYAGSHGMDIMAPSMAVTSSDGKHFDIARNTNGTEVPFQPAKKFLPAIGEIIRVLKNEVKEIKGAMVEDNGFCLSVHFRQVQEKDYDVLEAKVKSVLENNPEFCLTEGKKVMEIRPSIKWNKGNAVEYFLDTLGLSSCNDILPVYIGDDRTDEDAFKVIQSREQGYPIIVSSIPRETNALYSLRDPSEVLIFLSRLAKWRKTSY, from the exons atgaaatatttatttcttctcCTTGTCACTTTCAAG ATTATGAAGAGGAAGTTCACACAGCTACGGGAGTCTATGGGGTTTCAAACATCGCATAGCACTAAACGGATACCACAGCCAATTTTCAAAGCAAAGGAGGACTTAATTGATGCACATGAAAACTCATTAATTCGAAGGACTACACTGAACTTGACTGATCATACCCAAACCAATTCCATGTTCACTCTCTCTGGCTATGATTCATGGGTG GTAAGGCACCCTTCTGCATTGAACTCGTTTGATAGGTTGATGAAAGCCGCCAGTGGGAAGAGGATCATCGTTTTTTTGGACTACGATGGTACCTTATCACCAATTGTTAATGACCCTGATCGTGCTTTCATGTCTGATGAG ATGCGTGCAGCTGTATATGAAGTTGCTACTTATTTTCCAACAGCAATAATTAGTGGAAGAAGCAGAGATAAG GTAAAAGGTTTCGtgaagttaaataatttatattatgctGGGAGCCATGGCATGGACATAATGGCACCATCAATGGCAGTTACATCTTCTGACGGCAAGCATTTTGACATTGCCCGTAACACAAAT ggCACTGAAGTTCCCTTTCAACCTGCGAAGAAGTTTTTGCCGGCAATTGGAGAG ATAATAAGAGTACTAAAGAATGAagtaaaggaaataaaaggAGCAATGGTAGAGGACAACGGATTCTGCCTCTCTGTACATTTCCGACAGGTCCAAGAAAAG GATTATGATGTTTTGGAAGCGAAAGTGAAGTCTGTGCTTGAAAATAATCCAGAATTTTGCCTAACAGAGGGTAAAAAG GTTATGGAAATAAGGCCATCTATAAAGTGGAACAAAGGAAATGCTGTAGAATATTTTCTTGACACATTAGGATTAAGCAGTTGCAATGATATCCTTCCAGTGTATATTGGCGATGATAGAACTGATGAAGACGCTTTTAAG GTCATACAGAGTAGAGAGCAAGGTTATCCAATTATAGTGTCTTCAATTCCAAGAGAAACTAACGCTTTATACTCTTTGCGTGACCCATCTGAAGTACTAATCTTTTTGTCACGGTTGGCAAAATGGAGGAAAACCTCTTACTAA
- the LOC114410315 gene encoding dehydrogenase/reductase SDR family member on chromosome X-like isoform X2, translated as MGLIKVVKELWRAFFFLCSPQFWRMALLWTFSILYSYYQLFKPLIHEKCSLFSHKLVSYPRCSPFTTTFKPVCVITGATSGLGLAAAYQLSKEGYFVVLVGRSQQLLSETITKIKDWNEDAHLEAFQVDLSSIESVVKFKMSLQQWLLDSDLHCSIQILINNAGILATSPRVTAEGYDQMIGTNYIGAFALTKLLLPLLESSPVSSKIVNVSSFTHRAVTDVQVDEGTVSGKRFFRSIQYPCAHIYEYSKLCLILFSYELHRQLCLMGKSHQIFVTNPGSVPQLPSSPKFPNTPFVAPLRKATSFKGSISTPAFN; from the exons ATGGGATTGATTAAGGTGGTAAAGGAGTTGTGGAGGGCTTTCTTTTTCCTCTGCTCACCACAATTCTGGAGAATGGCGTTGCTCTGgactttttctattctttattcttattACCAATTATTCAAACCACTAATTCATGAGAAATGTTCCCTCTTCTCTCACAAACTCGTATCCTATCCAAGGTGCTCCCCTTTCACAACTACTTTTAAGCCTGTCTGCGTCATCACTGGT GCTACGTCTGGTCTAGGATTAGCTGCTGCCTATCAACTTTCCAAGGAAGGATATTTTGTTGTGCTTG TTGGACGTTCACAGCAATTATTGTCAGAG ACCATAACAAAGATAAAAGATTGGAATGAAGATGCCCACCTCGAAGCTTTTCAGGTTGACCTGTCATCAATTGAGTCAGTCGTAAAGTTCAAAATGTCCCTGCAACAGTGGCTTTTGGATTCTGATTTGCACTGCTCCATACAAATACTGATAAACAATGCTGGAATACTTGCAACATCACCTAGAGTCACCGCTGAGGGCTATGAtca GATGATTGGTACAAATTATATTGGTGCATTTGCTTTAACAAAGCTTCTACTGCCACTTCTTGAAAGCAGCCCTGTATCCTCCAAAATTGTGAATGTATCATCCTTTACACATCGAGCTG TTACTGATGTGCAGGTTGATGAGGGAACTGTTTCTGGGAAGAGATTTTTTAGATCAATACAATATCCATGTGCTCACATCTATGAGTATTCTAAAT TATGCCTCATTCTCTTCTCGTATGAGCTCCATCGACAGCTTTGCCTAATGGGAAAATCTCACCAGATATTTGTCAC GAATCCAGGATCAGTTCCCCAGCTCCCTTCCTCCCCCAAGTTTCCAAACACCCCCTTCGTTGCCCCCCTAAGAAAAGCTACGAGTTTTAAAGGGTCTATCTCCACCCCGGCTTTCAACTAG